From a region of the Longimicrobium sp. genome:
- a CDS encoding HAMP domain-containing sensor histidine kinase, with protein sequence MADGNSQSTPAHAPAAAAHWETRARRLEALCGLAAESASMVDADRIWDGLCRRLPAVLGAGAAALSTPLIEQPRAWVADGWSIGTDELAARVAAPAGEDGRVEVGGGAGFVFPLHHAGDPVGTLLVAWRTAAEADEEMHALAGMLAGQAAAGLANARAYARLTEAAVRRERFFSAMSHDLRTPITAIVGYSELLADGIVGELNGQQHDMVERICQVSGHLSQLVNDILDLAKLDAGRMEFNCEEVTLGALVDDALVVVEPQARSKGLDLRTEVDPLREETLCVDPPRVRQVLVNLLSNAVKFTDAGAVSVAAGCDDGGRAWIEVRDTGPGLPFGSEEAVFEEFLQLGSAPKSKGEPGSGLGLAISRRLARAMGGDLVARNSPPAGAAFTFVLPARGE encoded by the coding sequence ATGGCCGACGGCAACTCCCAGTCCACCCCGGCACATGCGCCGGCCGCCGCGGCCCACTGGGAAACGCGCGCCCGGCGGCTGGAGGCGCTCTGCGGGCTGGCCGCGGAGTCCGCCTCGATGGTGGACGCCGACCGCATCTGGGACGGCCTCTGCCGCCGCCTTCCCGCCGTGCTCGGCGCCGGGGCGGCCGCGCTGTCGACGCCGCTGATCGAGCAGCCCCGCGCGTGGGTGGCGGATGGCTGGTCCATCGGCACCGACGAGCTGGCCGCGCGGGTGGCGGCGCCCGCGGGGGAGGATGGCCGCGTGGAGGTGGGGGGCGGCGCGGGGTTCGTCTTTCCCCTTCACCACGCGGGCGACCCGGTGGGCACGCTGCTGGTGGCCTGGCGCACCGCCGCGGAGGCGGACGAGGAGATGCACGCGCTGGCCGGGATGCTGGCGGGGCAGGCCGCCGCGGGGCTCGCCAACGCCCGCGCCTACGCCCGGCTGACGGAGGCCGCCGTGCGCCGCGAGCGGTTCTTTTCGGCGATGAGCCACGACCTGCGGACGCCCATCACCGCCATCGTGGGCTACAGCGAGCTGCTGGCCGACGGCATCGTGGGCGAGCTGAACGGGCAGCAGCACGACATGGTGGAGCGCATCTGCCAGGTTTCCGGCCACCTGTCGCAGCTGGTGAACGACATCCTTGACCTGGCGAAGCTGGACGCCGGACGGATGGAGTTCAACTGCGAAGAGGTGACGCTGGGCGCCCTGGTGGACGACGCGCTGGTGGTGGTGGAGCCGCAGGCGCGCAGCAAGGGGCTGGACCTGCGCACCGAGGTAGACCCGCTTCGCGAAGAGACGCTGTGCGTGGACCCGCCGCGCGTGCGGCAGGTGCTGGTGAACCTGCTTTCCAACGCGGTGAAGTTCACCGACGCGGGCGCCGTGTCGGTCGCGGCCGGGTGCGACGACGGCGGGCGCGCGTGGATCGAGGTTCGCGACACCGGCCCGGGGCTCCCCTTCGGCAGCGAAGAGGCCGTGTTCGAGGAGTTTCTGCAGCTGGGCTCCGCGCCCAAGAGCAAGGGCGAGCCCGGCAGCGGGCTGGGGCTGGCCATCTCGCGCCGCCTGGCCCGTGCCATGGGCGGCGACCTCGTGGCTCGGAACTCGCCGCCCGCGGGCGCGGCGTTCACCTTCGTCCTTCCCGCCAGGGGCGAATGA